The Saccharomonospora glauca K62 genome has a segment encoding these proteins:
- the glmS gene encoding glutamine--fructose-6-phosphate transaminase (isomerizing), protein MCGIVGYVGHRQALDVILGGLRRMEYRGYDSAGVAVLTDARELVVERKAGRLTNLEAALDTTGRTKFAGTAGMGHTRWATHGAPVDRNSHPHRDSTGRVAVVHNGIIENFAALRAELEESGVELSSDTDTETTAHLIARAYDHGETAGDLPASVRAVCRRLEGAFTLVVTHSDQPDLVVAARRSSPLVVGVGEGETFVASDVAAFIEHTRDAVELGQDQLVTISRDGYEITDFHGDPAEGKPFTVDWDLSAAEKGGHEYFMLKEIEEQPEALANTLRGHFQSGRIVLDEQRMTDQDLRDVDKVFVVACGSAYHSGLVAKYAIEHWTRLPVEVELASEFRYRDPVLDRDTLVVAVSQSGETADTLEAVRHAREQKARVLAVCNTNGAQIPRESDAVLYTHAGPEIGVASTKAFLAQVAANYLVGLALAQARGTKYPDEVAREFAELEAMPAAVSSVLATVDQVRELGRRMADSRAVLFLGRHVGFPVALEGALKLKELAYMHAEGFAAGELKHGPIALIEDGLPVVVVMPSPKGRGVLHAKMVSNISEIQARGARTIVIAEEGDERVRPFADELVEVPAVPTLLQPLVSTVPLQVLAAEIARARGYDVDKPRNLAKSVTVE, encoded by the coding sequence GTGTGTGGAATCGTGGGATATGTCGGGCATCGGCAGGCACTCGACGTGATTCTCGGTGGCCTCCGCCGCATGGAGTACCGCGGCTACGACTCGGCGGGCGTCGCTGTCCTTACGGACGCCCGTGAGCTGGTCGTCGAACGCAAGGCGGGGCGGTTGACCAACCTCGAGGCCGCGCTCGACACCACCGGGCGTACCAAGTTCGCGGGTACCGCCGGTATGGGCCACACCCGGTGGGCCACCCACGGGGCGCCGGTGGACCGGAACTCCCACCCACACCGCGACTCCACGGGCCGGGTCGCCGTGGTGCACAACGGCATCATCGAGAACTTCGCCGCGCTCCGCGCCGAACTCGAGGAGTCGGGTGTCGAGCTCAGCAGCGACACCGACACCGAGACCACGGCGCATCTGATCGCCCGCGCCTACGACCACGGTGAGACCGCGGGGGACCTGCCCGCCAGCGTGCGCGCCGTGTGTCGTCGCCTCGAAGGCGCGTTCACACTCGTCGTCACCCACTCCGACCAGCCGGACCTGGTGGTCGCGGCTCGTCGCTCGTCGCCGCTCGTCGTCGGGGTCGGCGAGGGGGAGACGTTCGTCGCGTCCGACGTCGCCGCCTTCATCGAGCACACCCGCGACGCCGTGGAACTCGGTCAGGACCAGCTCGTGACCATCAGCCGGGACGGCTACGAAATCACCGACTTCCACGGCGACCCCGCCGAGGGCAAGCCGTTCACGGTGGACTGGGATCTCTCGGCCGCGGAGAAGGGCGGCCACGAGTACTTCATGCTCAAGGAGATCGAGGAACAGCCCGAGGCGCTCGCCAACACGCTGCGCGGGCACTTCCAGTCCGGTCGCATCGTCCTCGACGAGCAGCGCATGACCGACCAGGATCTCCGCGACGTCGACAAGGTCTTCGTGGTCGCCTGCGGCTCCGCCTACCACTCCGGTCTCGTCGCCAAGTACGCCATCGAACACTGGACTCGTCTGCCGGTGGAGGTGGAGCTGGCGAGCGAGTTCCGTTACCGCGACCCGGTGCTCGACCGGGACACCCTCGTGGTGGCCGTGTCACAGTCCGGTGAGACGGCGGACACGTTGGAGGCCGTGCGGCACGCCAGGGAGCAGAAGGCGCGGGTGCTCGCGGTCTGCAACACCAATGGCGCGCAGATCCCTCGGGAGTCCGACGCGGTGCTCTACACGCACGCCGGTCCGGAGATCGGTGTCGCCTCCACGAAGGCGTTCCTCGCGCAGGTGGCGGCGAACTACCTGGTGGGGCTCGCCCTCGCCCAGGCGCGCGGCACGAAGTACCCGGACGAGGTAGCACGCGAGTTCGCGGAGCTGGAGGCCATGCCGGCTGCCGTCTCCTCCGTGCTGGCCACTGTGGACCAGGTGCGGGAGCTGGGCAGGCGCATGGCCGATTCGCGGGCGGTGTTGTTCCTGGGACGGCACGTCGGTTTCCCCGTGGCTCTCGAAGGTGCCCTGAAGCTGAAGGAACTCGCCTACATGCACGCGGAAGGTTTCGCGGCGGGCGAGTTGAAGCACGGGCCGATCGCCCTGATTGAGGACGGGCTTCCCGTGGTGGTGGTCATGCCGTCGCCGAAGGGGCGCGGCGTGCTGCACGCGAAGATGGTGTCCAACATCAGCGAGATCCAGGCGCGTGGTGCCCGCACCATCGTGATCGCCGAGGAGGGCGACGAGCGGGTGCGGCCGTTCGCGGACGAACTCGTCGAGGTGCCCGCGGTGCCGACGTTGTTGCAGCCCCTCGTGTCCACGGTGCCGTTGCAGGTGCTGGCCGCCGAGATCGCGCGCGCCCGCGGCTACGACGTGGACAAGCCGCGTAACCTCGCCAAGTCCGTCACGGTCGAGTAA
- a CDS encoding dienelactone hydrolase family protein yields the protein MASTAKRLLDQLAYPGPHDVLRGDLALVGLPGVVFTPRSGLNLPAVAFGHGWLQSPGRYHGLLRHLASWGIVTAAPATHRGALPSHRLFAADLRTTLDIVTSLRLGPDGISVDPTKLGLAGHSIGGGAAVLAATSDEAGTRPRVRAVATVSAAQTMPSATTAALGITASGLHLASEDDLLAPPTGNAEAISKAWAGPVQLRLLPKMTHLGVTEGTHWSQLLLQGKSQHSVQRRVRALFTAFFLAELTGDDTYRELLDGDLKAARIAYENRATTTNPVS from the coding sequence ATGGCGAGCACGGCGAAGCGGTTACTCGATCAGTTGGCGTATCCGGGCCCGCACGACGTTCTACGCGGCGATCTCGCGCTCGTCGGACTTCCCGGTGTGGTGTTCACCCCACGATCCGGTCTCAACCTTCCCGCCGTCGCGTTCGGGCACGGCTGGCTCCAGTCGCCCGGCCGTTACCACGGGCTCCTGCGCCATCTCGCGAGCTGGGGCATCGTCACCGCCGCCCCCGCCACCCACCGTGGCGCACTGCCTTCGCACCGGCTGTTCGCCGCCGATCTTCGAACCACCCTCGACATCGTGACGAGCCTGCGGCTCGGCCCCGACGGCATCAGCGTCGACCCCACCAAGCTCGGGCTGGCCGGGCACTCGATCGGCGGAGGCGCCGCCGTTCTCGCCGCGACCTCCGACGAGGCGGGCACCCGGCCACGAGTCCGAGCCGTCGCCACGGTCTCGGCGGCCCAGACCATGCCGTCCGCCACCACGGCGGCCCTCGGGATCACCGCCTCCGGCCTACACCTCGCGAGCGAGGACGATCTCCTCGCCCCGCCGACCGGCAACGCCGAGGCGATCAGCAAGGCCTGGGCGGGCCCCGTGCAGCTCAGGCTGCTGCCGAAGATGACCCACCTCGGCGTGACCGAGGGCACACACTGGAGCCAGCTCCTCCTGCAGGGCAAATCCCAGCATTCCGTCCAACGACGAGTGCGTGCCCTGTTCACGGCGTTCTTCCTCGCCGAGCTCACCGGCGACGACACCTACCGCGAACTGCTGGACGGCGACCTCAAAGCCGCCCGTATCGCCTACGAGAACCGAGCGACCACGACGAACCCGGTGTCCTGA
- the rplM gene encoding 50S ribosomal protein L13: MPTYSPKPGDVTRAWHVIDAEDVVLGRLATEVATLLRGKHKPTYAPHVDTGDFVIIVNADKVALTGNKRDQKFAYRHSGYPGGLRKRSFGELLDTRPERLVEKVVKGMLPKNKLGRAQAKKLKVYAGPEHPHAAQKPQPHEITKIAQVTQ, from the coding sequence TTGCCCACGTACAGCCCTAAGCCCGGCGATGTCACTCGTGCCTGGCACGTAATCGACGCCGAGGATGTCGTGCTCGGCCGGCTGGCGACCGAGGTCGCTACGCTGCTGCGCGGCAAGCACAAGCCCACCTATGCCCCTCACGTGGACACCGGTGACTTCGTCATCATCGTTAATGCCGACAAGGTGGCGCTCACCGGTAATAAGCGTGACCAGAAGTTCGCGTACCGGCACAGCGGTTATCCCGGTGGTCTGCGTAAGCGCTCGTTCGGCGAGCTGCTCGACACCCGCCCCGAGCGACTGGTCGAGAAGGTCGTGAAGGGCATGCTGCCGAAGAACAAGCTGGGCCGCGCCCAGGCGAAGAAGCTCAAGGTCTACGCCGGGCCGGAGCACCCTCACGCCGCGCAGAAGCCCCAGCCGCACGAGATCACCAAGATCGCTCAGGTGACCCAGTGA
- the glmM gene encoding phosphoglucosamine mutase, giving the protein MARLFGTDGVRGLANDELTPELAMAVAASAARVLAAHDRSHRPLAVVGRDPRASGEMLEAAVVAGLTSSGADVLRLGVLPTPAVAHLVTELSADLGVMISASHNPMPDNGIKLFGEGGHKLPDGIEDEIQQGLNAEGPRPTGALIGRVSDVTDAVDRYVARLLDITPTSLAGLRVVVDCANGASSVAAPEAYRKAGAEVIALHAEPDGVNINDGCGSTHPQALAAAVVEHGADLGIAHDGDADRCLAVDADGRIVDGDQIMAVLAVGMAEAGELAGDTLVATVMSNLGLHLAMKEHGIAVRTTAVGDRYVLEELRAGGYSLGGEQSGHVVLPEYATTGDGLLTALRLMSRMTATGKSLRELATVMSRLPQVLINVPVTDKTTVADAPAVKDAVAAVTAELGDEGRVLLRPSGTEQLIRVMVEAPDADTAQAAADRLAGVVASVG; this is encoded by the coding sequence ATGGCTCGCCTATTCGGCACGGACGGGGTTCGCGGCCTCGCCAACGACGAGCTCACCCCCGAATTGGCTATGGCGGTCGCCGCCAGCGCGGCGCGGGTGCTCGCCGCCCATGACCGCTCCCATCGGCCGCTGGCGGTCGTCGGGAGGGATCCGAGGGCCAGCGGGGAGATGCTGGAGGCCGCCGTTGTCGCGGGACTGACGTCGTCGGGCGCCGACGTGCTGCGTCTGGGTGTGTTGCCCACCCCCGCGGTCGCCCACCTCGTCACGGAGTTGTCGGCCGACCTCGGTGTGATGATCTCGGCGTCCCACAATCCGATGCCCGACAACGGCATCAAGTTGTTCGGCGAAGGCGGCCACAAGCTCCCCGACGGTATCGAGGACGAGATTCAACAGGGGTTGAATGCGGAGGGGCCTCGCCCGACCGGCGCGCTGATCGGCCGTGTCTCCGACGTCACCGACGCCGTCGACCGTTATGTCGCTCGCCTGCTGGACATCACACCCACCTCGCTGGCCGGTCTCCGGGTCGTCGTGGACTGCGCTAACGGGGCCTCCTCCGTCGCAGCTCCCGAGGCGTACCGGAAGGCGGGCGCGGAGGTCATCGCCCTCCACGCCGAGCCCGATGGTGTGAACATCAACGACGGCTGCGGCTCCACGCACCCGCAGGCCCTGGCCGCCGCGGTGGTGGAACACGGCGCCGATCTGGGCATCGCGCACGACGGTGACGCCGACCGCTGCCTCGCTGTGGACGCCGACGGTCGTATCGTCGACGGCGACCAGATCATGGCGGTCCTCGCGGTCGGCATGGCGGAGGCGGGGGAACTGGCCGGTGACACCCTCGTCGCCACGGTGATGAGCAACCTCGGGCTGCATTTGGCGATGAAGGAGCACGGAATCGCGGTACGCACCACGGCGGTCGGTGACCGTTACGTGCTGGAGGAACTCCGCGCCGGTGGCTACTCGCTCGGCGGGGAGCAGTCGGGGCACGTCGTGTTGCCCGAGTACGCCACCACCGGCGACGGCCTGCTCACCGCGTTGCGCCTGATGAGCCGTATGACGGCGACCGGGAAGTCCCTCCGCGAGCTGGCCACGGTGATGAGTCGGCTGCCCCAGGTGCTGATCAACGTGCCGGTCACCGACAAGACCACCGTGGCCGACGCGCCCGCGGTGAAGGACGCCGTCGCCGCGGTGACGGCAGAGCTGGGGGACGAGGGCAGGGTCTTGCTGCGGCCCTCCGGAACCGAGCAGTTGATCAGGGTGATGGTGGAGGCCCCGGACGCCGACACCGCGCAGGCGGCCGCCGACCGGCTTGCCGGCGTTGTCGCCTCGGTGGGCTGA
- the rpsI gene encoding 30S ribosomal protein S9 yields the protein MTSTETEAAYEAVVTSETPAAPKPSRAAGGTAQTVGRRKEAVVRVRMVPGSGQFKLNGRSLEEYFPNKVHQQLIREPLVTVEKPDAFDIHANLTGGGISGQAGALRLAIARALAQIDSDDRPALKKAGFLTRDARATERKKYGLKKARKAPQYSKR from the coding sequence GTGACCAGCACCGAGACCGAGGCCGCCTACGAGGCGGTCGTGACCAGTGAGACGCCCGCCGCCCCGAAGCCGTCTCGGGCTGCCGGTGGTACCGCGCAGACGGTCGGCCGTCGCAAGGAGGCGGTCGTCCGGGTGCGCATGGTCCCCGGTAGCGGCCAGTTCAAGCTGAACGGTAGGAGCCTCGAGGAGTACTTCCCGAACAAGGTTCACCAGCAGCTGATTCGGGAGCCGCTGGTCACCGTCGAGAAGCCTGACGCGTTCGACATCCACGCCAACCTCACCGGCGGTGGGATCTCGGGCCAGGCCGGCGCTCTGCGGCTCGCCATCGCTCGGGCGCTCGCCCAGATCGACAGCGACGACCGTCCGGCTCTGAAGAAGGCCGGCTTCCTTACGCGTGACGCTCGCGCCACCGAGCGTAAGAAGTACGGTCTCAAGAAGGCCCGCAAGGCGCCGCAGTACAGCAAGCGCTGA